The proteins below are encoded in one region of Salmo salar chromosome ssa02, Ssal_v3.1, whole genome shotgun sequence:
- the LOC123732122 gene encoding gastrula zinc finger protein XlCGF17.1-like has product MSSLSYSPPAKEEAVCWTENKAPEGIWLNIVVKEEKEEEDVTVKKQVKVEAVPVKEEEEDVTVKEEEDTFRVKEEEEEQEEDAGEEGEMTVTLKEEDEEETEDLIETREGPDSHSDRGKSPSGGPDPVTPKPARQHHCSQCEKRFSLSWDLKRHERIHTGERPFQCSQCGKSFTLLGNLREHKRIHSGEKPYNCSQCGKSFAWLGSLKQHERIHTGEKPFQCSQCGKRLTRLRSLKAHERIHTGEKPFQCSPCGKRLTCLGSLKAHERIHTGEKPFQCSLCGKRFTQLGTLKEHETTHTQEKPYQCSQCGMSFINLRHLNKHAIMHTQEEKTYHCSQCGKTFSQSEDLKSHERIERLCSDLSF; this is encoded by the exons atgagttcactaagctactctcctcctgctaaagaagaagcggtctgctggacggagaataAGGCTCCAGAGGGTAtatggctgaacattgtcgtgaaagaggagaaagaagaggaggatgtcacagttaAAAAACAAGTAAAGGTTGAGGCTGTtcccgtgaaagaagaagaggaagacgttactgtgaaagaagaggaagacacgttcagagtgaaagaggaggaggaagagcaagaggaggatgcaggggaggagggggagatgactgtcacattgaaaGAAGAAGACGAGGAGGAGACAGAAGATTTGATTGAGACCA gagagggaccagactctcactctgacagGGGAAAGAGTCCTTCAGGGGGACCAGACCCAGTGACACCCAAACCAGCGAGACAACACCACTGCTCCCAATGTGAAAAGAGATTTTCCCTATCATGGGACCTAAAACGGCAtgagaggatacacacaggagaaaggcctttccaatgttcccagtgtggaaagagttttactttGTTAGGAAACCTGAGGGAGCATAAGAgaatacactctggagagaaaccgtacaactgttcccagtgtggaaagagtttcgcCTGGTTAGGGAGCCTAAAGCAACATGAGAGGATACACACAGgggaaaagcctttccaatgttcccagtgtggaaagcgtCTTACCCGCTTAAGGAGCCTGAAGGCGCATGAGAGGATACACACAGgggaaaagcctttccaatgttccccgTGTGGAAAGCGTCTTACCTGCTTAGGGAGCCTGAAGGCGCATGAGAGGATACACACAGgggaaaagcctttccaatgttctcTGTGTGGAAAGCGGTTTACCCAGTTAGGGACCCTAAAAGAGcatgagacaacacacacacaagaaaagccctaccaatgctcccagtgtggaatgAGTTTTATCAATTTAAGACATCTGAATAAGCATGCAATAAtgcatacacaggaggagaagacataccactgctctcagtgtggaaagacattttcccagtcagaagacctgaaatcacatgagagaatagagaggctgtgttctgacttatCTTTTTGA